One Anaerobranca gottschalkii DSM 13577 genomic window carries:
- a CDS encoding phospholipase D-like domain-containing protein: MTRGKIKKGIKGIGLFLALYFLYFLVFGVVIFNFISPKEIDYNYSIDRFFAEKPGQDLALLLEDGYQSGARKLSLIHNAQSTIDFSTYTFLGGDYTQIFIASLFQAADRGVKVRIIADGLFYNVLNHSRAISYGFMAHPNIEFKVYEPFNFLKPWVVNNRLHDKILIIDDKYAVIGGRNIGDKYVDLGPPEKFALDREVLLINTDKRNVENSVIQQFNQYFNLLWESEFAKNPRRSLTARRENKGREKMTELINFAQGKREVYPEFFAKDLSWLEEGIPTNRVTLIHNPLTRFNKQPQVWDQLTQLMEWGEERIFAQSPYVIPTRKMRNYLNLEGVNAEITILTNSLASTPNLPAFSGYTGYRKKIVDNVQEVYEYHGIGSIHGKTYVFDNRISVIGSFNLDPRSTFLSTETMVVIDSEEFTNYLMEELEKLVEQSLLVNSDYGYYYPEKAREVPASKRIKINILRILTYPFRHML, from the coding sequence ATGACTAGAGGGAAAATTAAAAAGGGAATTAAAGGGATAGGATTATTCTTAGCCCTTTACTTCCTTTACTTTTTGGTATTTGGAGTAGTTATCTTTAACTTTATTTCACCTAAAGAAATAGATTACAACTATAGTATAGATCGATTTTTTGCTGAAAAACCGGGGCAGGACTTAGCACTGTTACTAGAAGATGGGTATCAGTCGGGGGCGAGGAAATTAAGTTTAATCCATAATGCCCAATCTACAATTGACTTTTCCACTTATACTTTTTTAGGTGGTGATTATACCCAAATCTTTATAGCTTCCCTATTTCAAGCGGCAGATAGGGGAGTTAAGGTAAGGATAATAGCCGATGGACTATTTTACAATGTCCTCAATCACTCTAGGGCCATTAGTTATGGTTTTATGGCCCATCCTAATATAGAGTTTAAAGTATATGAACCCTTTAATTTTTTAAAACCATGGGTGGTAAACAATCGACTACATGATAAAATTTTAATTATAGATGATAAATATGCAGTTATAGGTGGTCGAAATATTGGGGATAAGTATGTGGACTTGGGACCACCGGAAAAGTTTGCTTTAGACCGGGAGGTTTTGTTGATAAATACCGATAAGAGAAATGTTGAAAATAGTGTTATCCAGCAATTTAATCAATATTTCAACTTACTGTGGGAAAGTGAATTTGCCAAAAATCCCCGGAGGTCATTGACCGCCAGGAGGGAGAATAAAGGTAGGGAAAAAATGACTGAACTAATTAATTTTGCCCAAGGGAAAAGAGAAGTATATCCTGAATTTTTTGCTAAAGATCTTTCTTGGCTAGAAGAAGGAATACCTACCAATAGGGTAACTTTAATCCACAACCCCTTAACTAGATTTAATAAACAACCCCAGGTTTGGGATCAATTAACCCAGTTAATGGAATGGGGGGAAGAAAGAATCTTTGCCCAAAGTCCATATGTAATTCCTACAAGAAAAATGAGAAATTATTTAAATCTAGAAGGGGTAAATGCCGAGATTACAATTTTGACTAACTCCCTAGCTTCTACCCCTAACTTACCGGCCTTTTCCGGTTATACCGGGTATAGGAAGAAAATAGTGGATAACGTTCAAGAAGTGTACGAATACCACGGAATTGGTTCAATCCATGGCAAAACTTATGTTTTTGATAACCGGATCAGTGTAATAGGTTCATTTAATTTAGATCCCCGGAGCACCTTTTTAAGTACTGAAACTATGGTGGTTATTGACAGTGAAGAATTTACAAATTATCTAATGGAAGAGTTGGAAAAGCTAGTAGAACAGAGTTTACTTGTAAATTCAGATTACGGATATTACTATCCCGAAAAGGCCAGGGAAGTACCGGCTAGTAAAAGGATTAAAATAAATATCTTGAGAATTTTGACATATCCCTTTAGACATATGTTGTAA
- a CDS encoding undecaprenyl phosphate translocase family protein produces the protein MKLFIQGLILGLLIVLPGMSGGTVLLIFGIYENLVKDLVKLKIKPYIPLILGLGLGIYIGGYTFAIFFKNYRDFTALFLLGCLLASIRAVLKDTPKLNKNLFVFLITGIVIGVTTAGEPLGQVIDGESTKWWLLMLGGALSTAAMIIPGVPGSSILIMLGIYDNILFYIKEFNIVNLLFYGLGSLLGIVLLLKLLEQLFQNYKPQLSYFFAGLIIGSTRILLPSSLNLLGFTLFLIGFISVWFWTNKEEHSQ, from the coding sequence ATGAAACTATTTATCCAAGGATTGATTTTAGGACTATTGATAGTTTTGCCGGGGATGAGTGGTGGAACAGTACTACTTATTTTCGGTATATACGAAAATTTAGTTAAGGACTTAGTTAAATTAAAAATAAAGCCTTATATTCCTTTAATTTTAGGTTTAGGTCTAGGTATATATATAGGGGGCTATACCTTTGCTATTTTCTTTAAAAATTATCGAGATTTTACTGCCCTTTTTTTATTAGGCTGTTTACTAGCTTCAATTAGAGCTGTTTTAAAGGATACCCCTAAGTTAAATAAAAACCTTTTTGTCTTTTTAATAACCGGTATCGTCATAGGTGTTACCACTGCTGGTGAACCACTAGGTCAAGTAATAGACGGTGAAAGCACTAAATGGTGGTTATTGATGTTAGGTGGAGCTTTATCTACTGCAGCTATGATTATCCCAGGAGTACCGGGTAGCTCGATATTAATTATGCTTGGCATTTACGACAATATCTTATTCTATATCAAAGAATTCAACATAGTTAACCTTTTATTCTACGGACTAGGTAGTTTATTAGGTATTGTACTCCTTTTGAAACTATTAGAACAGTTATTTCAAAATTATAAACCCCAACTTTCTTATTTTTTTGCAGGTTTGATTATCGGCTCTACTAGAATCCTGTTACCATCTTCCTTGAACTTATTAGGGTTTACCCTATTTTTAATAGGTTTTATTTCAGTGTGGTTTTGGACCAACAAAGAAGAGCACTCCCAGTGA
- a CDS encoding aspartate carbamoyltransferase regulatory subunit, with the protein MLKIQNGIVIDHITPGKGIKIYEKLKLDSLNHPIILMRNIPSDKHNLKDVIKIENIFDISVEFLGLLDSNITINYIKEQQVIKKVKAFLPLKVKGIIKCKNPRCISFKDEFILPEFTLNDAKNGYHCNYCEETTYLKQIEL; encoded by the coding sequence ATGCTTAAAATCCAAAATGGTATTGTCATCGACCATATTACTCCAGGAAAAGGAATCAAAATATATGAAAAACTGAAACTAGATTCACTAAATCATCCTATTATTTTAATGAGAAATATACCTAGCGACAAACACAATTTAAAGGATGTCATTAAAATAGAAAATATTTTTGATATATCGGTAGAGTTCCTCGGCCTTCTAGACAGTAACATAACTATTAACTACATTAAAGAGCAACAGGTGATAAAAAAAGTCAAAGCTTTCCTTCCCTTAAAAGTAAAGGGAATAATCAAATGTAAAAATCCCCGGTGTATAAGTTTTAAAGATGAATTTATTTTACCAGAATTCACTTTAAATGATGCTAAAAATGGTTATCACTGCAATTACTGTGAAGAAACGACATATTTAAAACAAATAGAACTTTAA
- the pyrB gene encoding aspartate carbamoyltransferase has product MELKVKHLCHSLDLSLEELDYLFSLAEDMRNNPAKYSASCQGKILATLFFEPSTRTRLSFESAMLRLGGTVLGFSDSNQSSTTKGESLQDTIKTMEGYCDLMVIRHPKEGAAKLASECSKVPVINGGDGGHQHPTQTLTDLFTIQTKLGRLTNLNIALCGDLKYGRTVHSLLLALSRYPDNTFTLISPPELEIPKYLKEQLLKSGANIVIKHKLEDLEKLDILYMTRIQRERFFNEEDYLKLKDCFILKRYMLKNAKDSLLVLHPLPRVNEIHPDVDSDPRAAYFEQAHLGVYIRMALIYSLLKGGKENA; this is encoded by the coding sequence ATGGAATTAAAGGTAAAACATTTATGTCACTCTTTAGATCTATCATTGGAGGAGTTGGATTATCTATTCTCTTTAGCTGAAGATATGAGAAATAATCCAGCTAAATACTCTGCAAGTTGCCAAGGTAAAATTTTAGCTACATTGTTTTTTGAACCCAGTACCCGTACCCGCTTAAGCTTTGAGTCTGCTATGCTCCGCTTAGGTGGTACGGTACTGGGTTTTTCTGACTCTAATCAGAGCTCTACTACTAAAGGGGAAAGTCTACAAGATACTATTAAAACTATGGAAGGGTATTGTGACCTAATGGTTATTAGGCATCCAAAGGAAGGGGCAGCTAAATTAGCATCAGAATGTTCTAAAGTGCCGGTGATTAACGGTGGCGATGGTGGCCATCAACACCCTACCCAAACCTTGACAGATTTATTCACAATTCAAACAAAGCTTGGAAGATTGACTAATCTCAACATCGCCCTCTGTGGAGACTTGAAATATGGTAGAACTGTCCACTCTTTACTATTAGCTTTAAGTAGATATCCTGATAATACCTTTACGTTAATTTCCCCACCGGAGTTGGAAATCCCTAAATATCTAAAGGAACAGCTATTAAAATCTGGTGCAAATATCGTTATTAAACACAAATTAGAAGATCTAGAAAAATTAGATATACTTTATATGACGAGGATTCAAAGGGAAAGGTTTTTCAATGAAGAGGATTATTTAAAACTAAAGGACTGCTTTATTCTAAAGAGATATATGTTAAAAAATGCTAAAGATAGCTTGTTGGTTCTCCATCCACTACCAAGGGTTAATGAAATCCACCCTGATGTAGATAGTGATCCAAGGGCAGCTTATTTTGAGCAAGCCCATTTAGGGGTTTATATCCGGATGGCTTTAATTTACAGCCTTCTTAAAGGAGGGAAAGAAAATGCTTAA